A single genomic interval of Vibrio maritimus harbors:
- a CDS encoding putative bifunctional diguanylate cyclase/phosphodiesterase: MSSKNLPTLQQFIDALDDHIWVKDANGEYIAVNEASEIAWQRHRNDIYGKTDDDLFDAERARHFKQVDDQIISHGSQHTVEECAALDKRGNEVWLETVKSPIHNESGEFVGIIGMTRNATRRKQVEARLSITSEIFNNFQEGMMITDHNARIMDVNRAFTVLTGYQESEVIGENPRFLQSGHHSRAFYTSMWDQLKENGQWKGEFINRKKDGTVYPQMATISAITGDHGDLLHYICVFEDISLRKTNEEKLRRMAFFDPLTNLPNRAHLTRLLEQHIEVGKQERQPFATLFLDLDHFKHINDSKGHHYGDKLLASVAKRLTSHQKGNGAVGRIGGDEFVMILTGYRSEAELLDIVDQTLSVFNAPFEIEKDDHICVSGSIGIALYPDDGSDSETLLKNADTAMYLAKKNGRNGYAFYSPDLTDRSVQHVRIQSALHEAVDRQQLSLAYQPQYRFSDRSLIGVEALLRWEHPDLGWIPPSVFIPIAEKTGLIQSIGAWVLRAACEQGKRWLDSGVNFGKIAVNASALQLQRSDFVSQLVEITQQTGFPTSQLEIEITESFLLRNQQHAFATLGQLRELGIDISLDDFGTGYSSLSYLKGLPINKLKIDRSFINDVPSQADSNAIVQAIIAMAQALDLVVVAEGVEDQQQVEFLTEHGCQFGQGYVFSKPLGPIEFVRLISN, from the coding sequence ATGTCCAGCAAGAACCTCCCTACCTTACAGCAATTTATCGATGCACTTGATGACCATATCTGGGTCAAGGATGCAAACGGTGAATATATTGCGGTCAATGAAGCCAGCGAAATCGCATGGCAGCGCCATCGAAACGATATCTACGGTAAAACCGATGATGATCTGTTTGATGCTGAGAGGGCAAGGCACTTCAAACAAGTTGATGATCAAATCATTTCTCATGGATCTCAGCATACCGTTGAGGAGTGTGCCGCGCTTGATAAGCGCGGAAATGAAGTTTGGCTAGAAACGGTTAAATCGCCTATTCATAATGAGAGTGGGGAGTTTGTGGGCATTATAGGCATGACCCGAAATGCGACTCGTCGCAAGCAAGTAGAAGCCAGACTATCGATCACCAGCGAGATTTTTAATAACTTCCAAGAAGGCATGATGATCACAGATCACAATGCCAGAATCATGGATGTGAATCGTGCTTTTACGGTATTGACTGGGTATCAAGAATCGGAAGTGATTGGTGAGAACCCGCGTTTCTTGCAGTCAGGCCACCATAGCCGGGCATTCTATACCAGCATGTGGGATCAACTAAAAGAAAACGGTCAATGGAAAGGGGAGTTCATTAACCGTAAGAAGGATGGGACTGTGTATCCTCAAATGGCGACGATAAGTGCTATTACTGGTGATCACGGAGACCTACTTCATTATATTTGCGTGTTTGAAGACATCTCTTTACGTAAAACCAATGAAGAAAAGCTGCGCCGCATGGCTTTTTTCGACCCACTGACCAATCTCCCGAATCGAGCTCACCTAACCCGACTATTGGAGCAGCACATCGAGGTGGGTAAACAAGAGCGTCAACCCTTCGCAACCCTGTTTCTCGACCTCGATCATTTCAAGCACATCAATGATAGTAAAGGGCACCATTATGGCGACAAGCTGCTCGCCAGTGTCGCGAAGCGCCTCACTTCGCACCAAAAGGGTAACGGAGCTGTGGGTCGAATTGGTGGTGATGAGTTTGTGATGATTTTGACGGGGTACCGCTCTGAGGCGGAGCTTCTCGATATTGTCGATCAGACCTTAAGTGTTTTTAATGCGCCATTTGAAATAGAGAAAGACGACCACATTTGTGTGTCTGGAAGCATTGGTATTGCGCTATATCCTGATGACGGAAGTGACAGCGAAACCTTACTGAAAAACGCCGACACGGCAATGTATCTTGCCAAGAAGAATGGACGCAATGGCTATGCATTCTATTCCCCGGATCTGACGGATAGGTCGGTACAACATGTGCGTATTCAGTCCGCTTTACACGAAGCGGTAGACCGCCAACAGTTATCCCTAGCGTATCAACCTCAGTACCGTTTTTCAGACCGTTCTCTAATTGGGGTTGAGGCATTACTGCGTTGGGAGCACCCCGATCTCGGCTGGATACCTCCAAGTGTGTTTATTCCCATTGCTGAGAAAACGGGCCTGATTCAAAGTATCGGTGCCTGGGTGCTCCGTGCGGCTTGTGAGCAAGGCAAGCGATGGCTTGATTCTGGTGTGAATTTTGGAAAAATCGCCGTCAATGCTTCGGCATTACAGTTGCAACGCTCCGACTTCGTGAGTCAACTGGTGGAGATTACACAACAAACTGGTTTTCCGACATCGCAACTAGAAATAGAAATTACCGAAAGCTTCTTATTAAGAAACCAGCAACACGCATTCGCAACCCTAGGTCAATTGCGAGAGCTGGGGATAGATATCTCGCTCGATGATTTTGGGACGGGTTATTCATCACTTTCCTACTTAAAAGGACTACCGATCAACAAACTCAAAATCGATCGCTCTTTCATCAATGATGTCCCTAGCCAGGCTGACAGCAATGCGATCGTTCAAGCGATTATTGCGATGGCACAAGCGTTAGATTTGGTTGTGGTTGCGGAAGGGGTTGAAGATCAACAGCAGGTTGAATTTTTGACGGAACATGGCTGTCAGTTTGGACAAGGATATGTGTTTTCGAAGCCACTCGGTCCGATAGAGTTTGTAAGGCTCATTTCCAATTAG
- the yjjG gene encoding pyrimidine 5'-nucleotidase: protein MKYDWILFDADETLFHFDSFGGMRLMFERFGVDFTCEDYDAYQLVNKPLWVDYQDGKITADQLKQIRFEGWAAKLGITPLEMNSAFLEAMADICTLLPGAKELLDALSGRAKLGIITNGFTELQAIRLERTGLTNYFEHVVISEQVGVAKPDLGIFDHAHQLMGLPCKSKVLMVGDNPHSDVLGGINFGVETCWLNTQGAAAPEGITPNYEVNSLTQLKNVLIA, encoded by the coding sequence ATGAAGTATGACTGGATCTTATTTGATGCCGACGAGACATTATTCCACTTCGATTCATTTGGTGGAATGAGACTGATGTTCGAGCGTTTTGGCGTTGATTTTACATGTGAAGACTACGACGCCTATCAGTTGGTCAACAAGCCACTATGGGTCGATTACCAAGATGGCAAAATCACTGCGGATCAACTAAAACAGATTCGTTTTGAAGGGTGGGCAGCTAAGCTCGGTATCACCCCTTTAGAGATGAACTCTGCGTTTTTGGAAGCCATGGCGGATATCTGTACTTTGCTTCCGGGTGCCAAAGAGCTGCTTGATGCCCTCTCAGGTAGAGCCAAACTTGGCATTATCACCAATGGTTTCACCGAGCTACAGGCTATTCGTCTTGAGCGTACTGGCTTAACAAATTATTTTGAGCATGTGGTTATCTCAGAGCAGGTCGGCGTAGCAAAGCCAGACTTGGGGATCTTCGATCACGCGCACCAACTTATGGGGTTGCCTTGTAAGTCGAAAGTGCTGATGGTGGGGGACAATCCGCATTCAGATGTATTGGGCGGGATTAACTTTGGTGTTGAAACTTGTTGGCTTAACACACAAGGTGCTGCAGCCCCTGAGGGAATTACGCCTAATTATGAAGTTAACTCATTGACACAGCTTAAAAATGTACTGATTGCTTAA